From a single Bos indicus isolate NIAB-ARS_2022 breed Sahiwal x Tharparkar chromosome 11, NIAB-ARS_B.indTharparkar_mat_pri_1.0, whole genome shotgun sequence genomic region:
- the ODF2 gene encoding outer dense fiber protein 2 isoform X15 encodes MGELPTGCRKRRRKRGGVAAGAGLHPPRRLHGTALASDFNDFIRRRFWAQPCRSWFPSCGKNGVTSLTQKKVLRTPCGAPSVTVTKRTMKDRSSTPPLHVHVDENTPVHVHIKKLSKTSATNSQKSHKRGMKGDTVNVRRSVRVKTKVPWMPPGKSSARHVGCNWENPPHCLEITPPSSEKLVSVMRLSDLSTEDDDSGHCKMNRYDKKIDSLMNAVGCLKSEVKMQKGERQMAKRFLEERKEELEEVAQELAETEHENTVLRHNIERIKEEKDYTMLQKKHLQQEKECLMSKLVEAEMDGAAAAKQVMALKDTIGKLKSEKQMTCSDINTLTRQKELLLQKLSTFEETNRTLRDLLREQHCKEDSERLMEQQGTLLKRLAEADSEKARLLLLLQDKDKEVEELLQEIQCEKAQAKTASELSKSMETMRGHLQAQLRCKEAENSRLCMQIKNLERSGNQHKAEVEAIMEQLKELKQKGERDKESLKKAIRAQKERAEKSEEYAEQLHVQLADKDLYVAEALSTLESWRSRYNQVVKDKGDLELEIIVLNDRVTDLVNQQQTLEEKMREDRDSLVERLHRQTAEYSAFKLENERLKASFAPMEDKLNQAHIEVQQLKASVKNYEGMIDNYKSQVMKTRLEADEVAAQLERCDKENKILKDEMNKEIEAARRQFQSQLADLQQLPDILKITEAKLAECQDQLQGYERKNIDLTAIISDLRSRVVR; translated from the exons ATGGGCGAGCTGCCGACCGGGTGTCGGAAAAGGAGGCGGAAGCGGGGAGGAGTCGCCGCCGGGGCCGGACTGCATCCGCCGCGGCGTCTCCATGGCACGGCCCTGGCCTCCGACTTCAACGACTTCATAAGGCGGCGTTTCTGGGCGCAGCCGTGTCGCTCCTG GTTTCCATCGTGTGGAAAGAACGGAGTAACGAGTCTCACGCAGAAAAAGGTCTTGAGGACACCTTGCGGCGCACCCAGTGTTACCGTGACG AAGCGAACCATGAAGGACCGCTCTTCAACTCCCCCCTTACATGTTCACGTGGATGAGAACACCCCTGTCCACGTCCACATAAAAAAACTCTCCAAAACGTCAGCGACCAACAGCCAG AAATCTCATAAGCGCGGAATGAAAGGGGACACCGTGAATGTGCGGCGGAGTGTCCGGGTGAAAACCAAGGTACCTTGGATGCCCCCTGGAAAATCATCCGCCCGGCATGTGGGATGCAATTGGGAG AATCCACCTCACTGCCTGGAGATCACGCCACCATCTTCAGAAAAGCTGGTCTCCGTGATGCGGTTAAGTGACCTCTCTACAGAAGATGACGACTCCGGCCACTGTAAAATGAACCGTTACGATAAGAAGATTGACAGTTTAATGAACGCGGTTGGTTGTCTCAAGTCTGAG GTCAAGATGCAGAAGGGAGAGCGCCAGATGGCCAAAAGGTTCCTGGAGGAGCggaaggaggagctggaggaggtggCCCAAGAGCTGGCCGAGACCGAGCACGAGAACACGGTGCTGCGGCACAACATCGAGCGCATCAAGGAGGAGAAGGACTACACCAT GCTGCAGAAAAAACACCTCCAGCAGGAGAAGGAGTGCCTCATGTCCAAGCTGGTGGAGGCTGAAATGGATGGGGCTGCTGCTGCCAAACAAGTCATGGCCCTGAAGGATACCATCGGGAAACTGAAATCG GAGAAACAGATGACCTGCTCGGACATCAACACCCTAACGAGGCAGAAAGAACTTCTCCTGCAGAAGCTGAGCACATTTGAAGAGACCAACCGCACTCTCCGAGACCTGCTGAGGGAACAACACTGCAAAGAG GATTCTGAAAGATTGATGGAGCAACAAGGGACACTGCTGAAACGGCTGGCAGAGGCGGACTCTGAGAAAGCG CGCCTGCTATTACTGCTGCAAGACAAAGACAAGGAGGTGGAAGAGCTCCTCCAGGAAATACAATGTGAGAAG GCTCAAGCAAAGACAGCATCTGAGCTTTCCAAGTCCATGGAGACCATGCGGGGGCATTTGCAAGCACAGCTTCGGTGCAAAGAGGCGGAGAACAGTCGCCTGTGTATGCAGATCAAG AACCTGGAGCGCAGCGGGAACCAGCACAAGGCGGAAGTGGAGGCCATCATGGAGCAGCTGAAGGAACTGAAGCAGAAGGGAGAACGAGACAAAGAGTCCTTGAAGAAAGCCATCCGAGCCCAAAAAGAGAGAGCCGAGAAGAGCGAGGAGTATGCTGAGCAGCTGCATGTGCAACTTGCCGACAAG GATCTTTATGTTGCTGAAGCTTTATCCACTCTGGAGTCATGGAGGAGCCGCTATAACCAAGTTGTAAAAGACAAAGGAGACCTTGAGCTGGAAATTATTGTCCTGAACGA CCGGGTGACAGATCTCGTAAACCAACAACAGACCTTGGAGGAGAAGATGAGGGAAGACCGGGACAGCCTGGTGGAGAGACTACATCGGCAGACCGCCGAGTATTCCGCGTTCAAACTAGAGAACGAGAGGCTGAAG GCTAGCTTTGCCCCAATGGAGGACAAGCTCAACCAGGCGCACATCGAGGTCCAGCAGCTGAAGGCATCAGTTAAGAACTATGAGGGAATGATTGACAACTATAAGAGTCAG GTGATGAAGACCAGACTGGAGGCTGATGAAGTGGCTGCCCAGCTGGAACGCTGTGACAAAGAGAACAAGATCCTTAAAGATGAGATGAACAAAGAGATTGAAGCG GCACGGAGGCAGTTCCAGTCCCAGCTGGCTGACCTGCAGCAGCTGCCCGATATCCTTAAGATCACAGAGGCTAAACTGGCTGAGTGCCAGGATCAGCTGCAGGGCTATGAGCGGAAGAACATTGACCTCACAGCCATCATATCAGACCTGCGCAGCCGG gtTGTGCGTTGA
- the ODF2 gene encoding outer dense fiber protein 2 isoform X8 — translation MGELPTGCRKRRRKRGGVAAGAGLHPPRRLHGTALASDFNDFIRRRFWAQPCRSWFPSCGKNGVTSLTQKKVLRTPCGAPSVTVTNPPHCLEITPPSSEKLVSVMRLSDLSTEDDDSGHCKMNRYDKKIDSLMNAVGCLKSEVKMQKGERQMAKRFLEERKEELEEVAQELAETEHENTVLRHNIERIKEEKDYTMLQKKHLQQEKECLMSKLVEAEMDGAAAAKQVMALKDTIGKLKSEKQMTCSDINTLTRQKELLLQKLSTFEETNRTLRDLLREQHCKEDSERLMEQQGTLLKRLAEADSEKARLLLLLQDKDKEVEELLQEIQCEKAQAKTASELSKSMETMRGHLQAQLRCKEAENSRLCMQIKNLERSGNQHKAEVEAIMEQLKELKQKGERDKESLKKAIRAQKERAEKSEEYAEQLHVQLADKDLYVAEALSTLESWRSRYNQVVKDKGDLELEIIVLNDRVTDLVNQQQTLEEKMREDRDSLVERLHRQTAEYSAFKLENERLKASFAPMEDKLNQAHIEVQQLKASVKNYEGMIDNYKSQVMKTRLEADEVAAQLERCDKENKILKDEMNKEIEAARRQFQSQLADLQQLPDILKITEAKLAECQDQLQGYERKNIDLTAIISDLRSRIEHQGDKLEMAREKHQASQKENKQLSLKVDELERKLEATSAQNIEFLQVIAKREEAIHQSQLRLEEKTRECGTLARQLESAIEDARRQVEQTKEHAASKERAAQNKILDLETQLSRTKTELSQLRRSRDDADRRYQSRLQDLKDRLEQSESTSRSMQNYVQFLKSSYANVFGDGPYASYLTSSPIRSRSPPT, via the exons ATGGGCGAGCTGCCGACCGGGTGTCGGAAAAGGAGGCGGAAGCGGGGAGGAGTCGCCGCCGGGGCCGGACTGCATCCGCCGCGGCGTCTCCATGGCACGGCCCTGGCCTCCGACTTCAACGACTTCATAAGGCGGCGTTTCTGGGCGCAGCCGTGTCGCTCCTG GTTTCCATCGTGTGGAAAGAACGGAGTAACGAGTCTCACGCAGAAAAAGGTCTTGAGGACACCTTGCGGCGCACCCAGTGTTACCGTGACG AATCCACCTCACTGCCTGGAGATCACGCCACCATCTTCAGAAAAGCTGGTCTCCGTGATGCGGTTAAGTGACCTCTCTACAGAAGATGACGACTCCGGCCACTGTAAAATGAACCGTTACGATAAGAAGATTGACAGTTTAATGAACGCGGTTGGTTGTCTCAAGTCTGAG GTCAAGATGCAGAAGGGAGAGCGCCAGATGGCCAAAAGGTTCCTGGAGGAGCggaaggaggagctggaggaggtggCCCAAGAGCTGGCCGAGACCGAGCACGAGAACACGGTGCTGCGGCACAACATCGAGCGCATCAAGGAGGAGAAGGACTACACCAT GCTGCAGAAAAAACACCTCCAGCAGGAGAAGGAGTGCCTCATGTCCAAGCTGGTGGAGGCTGAAATGGATGGGGCTGCTGCTGCCAAACAAGTCATGGCCCTGAAGGATACCATCGGGAAACTGAAATCG GAGAAACAGATGACCTGCTCGGACATCAACACCCTAACGAGGCAGAAAGAACTTCTCCTGCAGAAGCTGAGCACATTTGAAGAGACCAACCGCACTCTCCGAGACCTGCTGAGGGAACAACACTGCAAAGAG GATTCTGAAAGATTGATGGAGCAACAAGGGACACTGCTGAAACGGCTGGCAGAGGCGGACTCTGAGAAAGCG CGCCTGCTATTACTGCTGCAAGACAAAGACAAGGAGGTGGAAGAGCTCCTCCAGGAAATACAATGTGAGAAG GCTCAAGCAAAGACAGCATCTGAGCTTTCCAAGTCCATGGAGACCATGCGGGGGCATTTGCAAGCACAGCTTCGGTGCAAAGAGGCGGAGAACAGTCGCCTGTGTATGCAGATCAAG AACCTGGAGCGCAGCGGGAACCAGCACAAGGCGGAAGTGGAGGCCATCATGGAGCAGCTGAAGGAACTGAAGCAGAAGGGAGAACGAGACAAAGAGTCCTTGAAGAAAGCCATCCGAGCCCAAAAAGAGAGAGCCGAGAAGAGCGAGGAGTATGCTGAGCAGCTGCATGTGCAACTTGCCGACAAG GATCTTTATGTTGCTGAAGCTTTATCCACTCTGGAGTCATGGAGGAGCCGCTATAACCAAGTTGTAAAAGACAAAGGAGACCTTGAGCTGGAAATTATTGTCCTGAACGA CCGGGTGACAGATCTCGTAAACCAACAACAGACCTTGGAGGAGAAGATGAGGGAAGACCGGGACAGCCTGGTGGAGAGACTACATCGGCAGACCGCCGAGTATTCCGCGTTCAAACTAGAGAACGAGAGGCTGAAG GCTAGCTTTGCCCCAATGGAGGACAAGCTCAACCAGGCGCACATCGAGGTCCAGCAGCTGAAGGCATCAGTTAAGAACTATGAGGGAATGATTGACAACTATAAGAGTCAG GTGATGAAGACCAGACTGGAGGCTGATGAAGTGGCTGCCCAGCTGGAACGCTGTGACAAAGAGAACAAGATCCTTAAAGATGAGATGAACAAAGAGATTGAAGCG GCACGGAGGCAGTTCCAGTCCCAGCTGGCTGACCTGCAGCAGCTGCCCGATATCCTTAAGATCACAGAGGCTAAACTGGCTGAGTGCCAGGATCAGCTGCAGGGCTATGAGCGGAAGAACATTGACCTCACAGCCATCATATCAGACCTGCGCAGCCGG ATCGAACACCAGGGGGACAAGCTGGAGATGGCGAGAGAgaaacatcaggcttcccagaaggaaaataaacagctGAGTCTGAAGGTGGATGAACTGGAGAG GAAACTGGAGGCGACCAGTGCCCAGAATATCGAGTTCCTACAGGTGATTGCCAAGAGGGAGGAGGCAATCCACCAGTCCCAGCTGCGACTGGAGGAGAAAACACGGGAATGCGGAACCCTGGCGAGGCAGTTGGAGAGCGCCATTGAAGAcgccaggaggcag GTGGAACAAACCAAGGAGCACGCAGCCTCCAAGGAGCGAGCAGCCCAGAACAAGATCCTGGACCTTGAGACCCAGCTGAGCAGGACCAAGACCGAGCTCAGCCAGCTGCGGCGGAGCCGGGACGAC GCTGATCGCCGCTACCAGAGCCGCCTGCAGGACCTGAAAGACCGCCTGGAGCAGTCGGAGAGCACCAGCCGCAGCATGCAGAACTACGTCCAGTTCCTCAAGTCGTCCTACGCCAACGTGTTTGGGGACGGTCCCTACGCTTCCTACCTGACCAGCTCTCCCATCCGCTCCCGGTCTCCTCCCACCTAA
- the ODF2 gene encoding outer dense fiber protein 2 isoform X14 has translation MATQRELQRNRFPSCGKNGVTSLTQKKVLRTPCGAPSVTVTNPPHCLEITPPSSEKLVSVMRLSDLSTEDDDSGHCKMNRYDKKIDSLMNAVGCLKSEVKMQKGERQMAKRFLEERKEELEEVAQELAETEHENTVLRHNIERIKEEKDYTMLQKKHLQQEKECLMSKLVEAEMDGAAAAKQVMALKDTIGKLKSEKQMTCSDINTLTRQKELLLQKLSTFEETNRTLRDLLREQHCKEDSERLMEQQGTLLKRLAEADSEKARLLLLLQDKDKEVEELLQEIQCEKAQAKTASELSKSMETMRGHLQAQLRCKEAENSRLCMQIKNLERSGNQHKAEVEAIMEQLKELKQKGERDKESLKKAIRAQKERAEKSEEYAEQLHVQLADKDLYVAEALSTLESWRSRYNQVVKDKGDLELEIIVLNDRVTDLVNQQQTLEEKMREDRDSLVERLHRQTAEYSAFKLENERLKASFAPMEDKLNQAHIEVQQLKASVKNYEGMIDNYKSQVMKTRLEADEVAAQLERCDKENKILKDEMNKEIEAARRQFQSQLADLQQLPDILKITEAKLAECQDQLQGYERKNIDLTAIISDLRSRIEHQGDKLEMAREKHQASQKENKQLSLKVDELERKLEATSAQNIEFLQVIAKREEAIHQSQLRLEEKTRECGTLARQLESAIEDARRQVEQTKEHAASKERAAQNKILDLETQLSRTKTELSQLRRSRDDADRRYQSRLQDLKDRLEQSESTSRSMQNYVQFLKSSYANVFGDGPYASYLTSSPIRSRSPPT, from the exons ATGGCGACTCAGCGAGAACTTCAGCGGAATAG GTTTCCATCGTGTGGAAAGAACGGAGTAACGAGTCTCACGCAGAAAAAGGTCTTGAGGACACCTTGCGGCGCACCCAGTGTTACCGTGACG AATCCACCTCACTGCCTGGAGATCACGCCACCATCTTCAGAAAAGCTGGTCTCCGTGATGCGGTTAAGTGACCTCTCTACAGAAGATGACGACTCCGGCCACTGTAAAATGAACCGTTACGATAAGAAGATTGACAGTTTAATGAACGCGGTTGGTTGTCTCAAGTCTGAG GTCAAGATGCAGAAGGGAGAGCGCCAGATGGCCAAAAGGTTCCTGGAGGAGCggaaggaggagctggaggaggtggCCCAAGAGCTGGCCGAGACCGAGCACGAGAACACGGTGCTGCGGCACAACATCGAGCGCATCAAGGAGGAGAAGGACTACACCAT GCTGCAGAAAAAACACCTCCAGCAGGAGAAGGAGTGCCTCATGTCCAAGCTGGTGGAGGCTGAAATGGATGGGGCTGCTGCTGCCAAACAAGTCATGGCCCTGAAGGATACCATCGGGAAACTGAAATCG GAGAAACAGATGACCTGCTCGGACATCAACACCCTAACGAGGCAGAAAGAACTTCTCCTGCAGAAGCTGAGCACATTTGAAGAGACCAACCGCACTCTCCGAGACCTGCTGAGGGAACAACACTGCAAAGAG GATTCTGAAAGATTGATGGAGCAACAAGGGACACTGCTGAAACGGCTGGCAGAGGCGGACTCTGAGAAAGCG CGCCTGCTATTACTGCTGCAAGACAAAGACAAGGAGGTGGAAGAGCTCCTCCAGGAAATACAATGTGAGAAG GCTCAAGCAAAGACAGCATCTGAGCTTTCCAAGTCCATGGAGACCATGCGGGGGCATTTGCAAGCACAGCTTCGGTGCAAAGAGGCGGAGAACAGTCGCCTGTGTATGCAGATCAAG AACCTGGAGCGCAGCGGGAACCAGCACAAGGCGGAAGTGGAGGCCATCATGGAGCAGCTGAAGGAACTGAAGCAGAAGGGAGAACGAGACAAAGAGTCCTTGAAGAAAGCCATCCGAGCCCAAAAAGAGAGAGCCGAGAAGAGCGAGGAGTATGCTGAGCAGCTGCATGTGCAACTTGCCGACAAG GATCTTTATGTTGCTGAAGCTTTATCCACTCTGGAGTCATGGAGGAGCCGCTATAACCAAGTTGTAAAAGACAAAGGAGACCTTGAGCTGGAAATTATTGTCCTGAACGA CCGGGTGACAGATCTCGTAAACCAACAACAGACCTTGGAGGAGAAGATGAGGGAAGACCGGGACAGCCTGGTGGAGAGACTACATCGGCAGACCGCCGAGTATTCCGCGTTCAAACTAGAGAACGAGAGGCTGAAG GCTAGCTTTGCCCCAATGGAGGACAAGCTCAACCAGGCGCACATCGAGGTCCAGCAGCTGAAGGCATCAGTTAAGAACTATGAGGGAATGATTGACAACTATAAGAGTCAG GTGATGAAGACCAGACTGGAGGCTGATGAAGTGGCTGCCCAGCTGGAACGCTGTGACAAAGAGAACAAGATCCTTAAAGATGAGATGAACAAAGAGATTGAAGCG GCACGGAGGCAGTTCCAGTCCCAGCTGGCTGACCTGCAGCAGCTGCCCGATATCCTTAAGATCACAGAGGCTAAACTGGCTGAGTGCCAGGATCAGCTGCAGGGCTATGAGCGGAAGAACATTGACCTCACAGCCATCATATCAGACCTGCGCAGCCGG ATCGAACACCAGGGGGACAAGCTGGAGATGGCGAGAGAgaaacatcaggcttcccagaaggaaaataaacagctGAGTCTGAAGGTGGATGAACTGGAGAG GAAACTGGAGGCGACCAGTGCCCAGAATATCGAGTTCCTACAGGTGATTGCCAAGAGGGAGGAGGCAATCCACCAGTCCCAGCTGCGACTGGAGGAGAAAACACGGGAATGCGGAACCCTGGCGAGGCAGTTGGAGAGCGCCATTGAAGAcgccaggaggcag GTGGAACAAACCAAGGAGCACGCAGCCTCCAAGGAGCGAGCAGCCCAGAACAAGATCCTGGACCTTGAGACCCAGCTGAGCAGGACCAAGACCGAGCTCAGCCAGCTGCGGCGGAGCCGGGACGAC GCTGATCGCCGCTACCAGAGCCGCCTGCAGGACCTGAAAGACCGCCTGGAGCAGTCGGAGAGCACCAGCCGCAGCATGCAGAACTACGTCCAGTTCCTCAAGTCGTCCTACGCCAACGTGTTTGGGGACGGTCCCTACGCTTCCTACCTGACCAGCTCTCCCATCCGCTCCCGGTCTCCTCCCACCTAA
- the ODF2 gene encoding outer dense fiber protein 2 isoform X10, which yields MATQRELQRNRFPSCGKNGVTSLTQKKVLRTPCGAPSVTVTKSHKRGMKGDTVNVRRSVRVKTKVPWMPPGKSSARHVGCNWENPPHCLEITPPSSEKLVSVMRLSDLSTEDDDSGHCKMNRYDKKIDSLMNAVGCLKSEVKMQKGERQMAKRFLEERKEELEEVAQELAETEHENTVLRHNIERIKEEKDYTMLQKKHLQQEKECLMSKLVEAEMDGAAAAKQVMALKDTIGKLKSEKQMTCSDINTLTRQKELLLQKLSTFEETNRTLRDLLREQHCKEDSERLMEQQGTLLKRLAEADSEKARLLLLLQDKDKEVEELLQEIQCEKAQAKTASELSKSMETMRGHLQAQLRCKEAENSRLCMQIKNLERSGNQHKAEVEAIMEQLKELKQKGERDKESLKKAIRAQKERAEKSEEYAEQLHVQLADKDLYVAEALSTLESWRSRYNQVVKDKGDLELEIIVLNDRVTDLVNQQQTLEEKMREDRDSLVERLHRQTAEYSAFKLENERLKASFAPMEDKLNQAHIEVQQLKASVKNYEGMIDNYKSQVMKTRLEADEVAAQLERCDKENKILKDEMNKEIEAARRQFQSQLADLQQLPDILKITEAKLAECQDQLQGYERKNIDLTAIISDLRSRIEHQGDKLEMAREKHQASQKENKQLSLKVDELERKLEATSAQNIEFLQVIAKREEAIHQSQLRLEEKTRECGTLARQLESAIEDARRQVEQTKEHAASKERAAQNKILDLETQLSRTKTELSQLRRSRDDADRRYQSRLQDLKDRLEQSESTSRSMQNYVQFLKSSYANVFGDGPYASYLTSSPIRSRSPPT from the exons ATGGCGACTCAGCGAGAACTTCAGCGGAATAG GTTTCCATCGTGTGGAAAGAACGGAGTAACGAGTCTCACGCAGAAAAAGGTCTTGAGGACACCTTGCGGCGCACCCAGTGTTACCGTGACG AAATCTCATAAGCGCGGAATGAAAGGGGACACCGTGAATGTGCGGCGGAGTGTCCGGGTGAAAACCAAGGTACCTTGGATGCCCCCTGGAAAATCATCCGCCCGGCATGTGGGATGCAATTGGGAG AATCCACCTCACTGCCTGGAGATCACGCCACCATCTTCAGAAAAGCTGGTCTCCGTGATGCGGTTAAGTGACCTCTCTACAGAAGATGACGACTCCGGCCACTGTAAAATGAACCGTTACGATAAGAAGATTGACAGTTTAATGAACGCGGTTGGTTGTCTCAAGTCTGAG GTCAAGATGCAGAAGGGAGAGCGCCAGATGGCCAAAAGGTTCCTGGAGGAGCggaaggaggagctggaggaggtggCCCAAGAGCTGGCCGAGACCGAGCACGAGAACACGGTGCTGCGGCACAACATCGAGCGCATCAAGGAGGAGAAGGACTACACCAT GCTGCAGAAAAAACACCTCCAGCAGGAGAAGGAGTGCCTCATGTCCAAGCTGGTGGAGGCTGAAATGGATGGGGCTGCTGCTGCCAAACAAGTCATGGCCCTGAAGGATACCATCGGGAAACTGAAATCG GAGAAACAGATGACCTGCTCGGACATCAACACCCTAACGAGGCAGAAAGAACTTCTCCTGCAGAAGCTGAGCACATTTGAAGAGACCAACCGCACTCTCCGAGACCTGCTGAGGGAACAACACTGCAAAGAG GATTCTGAAAGATTGATGGAGCAACAAGGGACACTGCTGAAACGGCTGGCAGAGGCGGACTCTGAGAAAGCG CGCCTGCTATTACTGCTGCAAGACAAAGACAAGGAGGTGGAAGAGCTCCTCCAGGAAATACAATGTGAGAAG GCTCAAGCAAAGACAGCATCTGAGCTTTCCAAGTCCATGGAGACCATGCGGGGGCATTTGCAAGCACAGCTTCGGTGCAAAGAGGCGGAGAACAGTCGCCTGTGTATGCAGATCAAG AACCTGGAGCGCAGCGGGAACCAGCACAAGGCGGAAGTGGAGGCCATCATGGAGCAGCTGAAGGAACTGAAGCAGAAGGGAGAACGAGACAAAGAGTCCTTGAAGAAAGCCATCCGAGCCCAAAAAGAGAGAGCCGAGAAGAGCGAGGAGTATGCTGAGCAGCTGCATGTGCAACTTGCCGACAAG GATCTTTATGTTGCTGAAGCTTTATCCACTCTGGAGTCATGGAGGAGCCGCTATAACCAAGTTGTAAAAGACAAAGGAGACCTTGAGCTGGAAATTATTGTCCTGAACGA CCGGGTGACAGATCTCGTAAACCAACAACAGACCTTGGAGGAGAAGATGAGGGAAGACCGGGACAGCCTGGTGGAGAGACTACATCGGCAGACCGCCGAGTATTCCGCGTTCAAACTAGAGAACGAGAGGCTGAAG GCTAGCTTTGCCCCAATGGAGGACAAGCTCAACCAGGCGCACATCGAGGTCCAGCAGCTGAAGGCATCAGTTAAGAACTATGAGGGAATGATTGACAACTATAAGAGTCAG GTGATGAAGACCAGACTGGAGGCTGATGAAGTGGCTGCCCAGCTGGAACGCTGTGACAAAGAGAACAAGATCCTTAAAGATGAGATGAACAAAGAGATTGAAGCG GCACGGAGGCAGTTCCAGTCCCAGCTGGCTGACCTGCAGCAGCTGCCCGATATCCTTAAGATCACAGAGGCTAAACTGGCTGAGTGCCAGGATCAGCTGCAGGGCTATGAGCGGAAGAACATTGACCTCACAGCCATCATATCAGACCTGCGCAGCCGG ATCGAACACCAGGGGGACAAGCTGGAGATGGCGAGAGAgaaacatcaggcttcccagaaggaaaataaacagctGAGTCTGAAGGTGGATGAACTGGAGAG GAAACTGGAGGCGACCAGTGCCCAGAATATCGAGTTCCTACAGGTGATTGCCAAGAGGGAGGAGGCAATCCACCAGTCCCAGCTGCGACTGGAGGAGAAAACACGGGAATGCGGAACCCTGGCGAGGCAGTTGGAGAGCGCCATTGAAGAcgccaggaggcag GTGGAACAAACCAAGGAGCACGCAGCCTCCAAGGAGCGAGCAGCCCAGAACAAGATCCTGGACCTTGAGACCCAGCTGAGCAGGACCAAGACCGAGCTCAGCCAGCTGCGGCGGAGCCGGGACGAC GCTGATCGCCGCTACCAGAGCCGCCTGCAGGACCTGAAAGACCGCCTGGAGCAGTCGGAGAGCACCAGCCGCAGCATGCAGAACTACGTCCAGTTCCTCAAGTCGTCCTACGCCAACGTGTTTGGGGACGGTCCCTACGCTTCCTACCTGACCAGCTCTCCCATCCGCTCCCGGTCTCCTCCCACCTAA